In Candidatus Neomarinimicrobiota bacterium, the sequence CGAGGCTCCGCCACCACCCTCCCGGCCTTCCATTCCGGTGGAGTCAGAGGATGAAGATATCGCTGAAGACATTACCATTGAAGAGACGGAGCTGGAGAGCTTCGAGTGGGAAGCGCCGCCGCCACCCCCGGATGAAGGTCCCATCGTCCGATTCATTCCTTATGACGAACCGCCGGTACCCATCGGTGGATACACTGCCATACAGCGGAACGTGCGCTATCCCGAGATTGCCCAGGAAGCCGGGATTGAAGGGACGGTGATCATCCAGGCCTTCGTAGATGCTCAAGGCCTGGTCTAGGAAACCATCGTCCTGAAAGGTATCCCCAACACGGGCCTGGACGAAGCCGCTGCCGAGGCTATCAAGCGCACGCGCTTCAAGCCCGCCAAACAACGGGACAGGCCGGTAGGGGTGTGGATCTCGATCCCGGTTAACTTCAAACTGAAAAACTAGCCAACCCTTACATACCACTCGAACGTTATAGAGGACGTTGCCAGACGTCCTCTTTTATTAGCCTATTAATCACGACTGCGAATACCTACTCTCCCGACCTTAGGCGACCGGTCACTCAACGGTAGGATCGGATTCTGGTCCCATCTCGCTCTAAGGAAACGCCCGCCAGATGACGGGCGCTTCTGGTTTCAGGCCTACCTGGTGC encodes:
- a CDS encoding TonB family protein; the protein is MPNTGLDEAAAEAIKRTRFKPAKQRDRPVGVWISIPVNFKLKN